From the Euphorbia lathyris chromosome 6, ddEupLath1.1, whole genome shotgun sequence genome, one window contains:
- the LOC136232755 gene encoding potassium transporter 8-like codes for MDLEGVTHANSIKRGSWKTVLTLAYQSLGVVYGDLSTSPLYVYKSTFAEDIQHSETNEEIFGVLSFVFWTLTLIPLIKYVFIVLRADDNGEGGTFALYSLLCRHVRVSSIPNCQLADEDLSDYKKDGSISIDKNAIGHSLKLTLEKCRLLQRLLLVLALIGTCMVIGDGVLTPAISVFSAVSGLELSMSKEHHQYVELPVTCAILVFLFALQHYGTHRVGFLFAPVVITWLLCISAIGVYNILHWNPHVYQALSPYYMYKFLKKTQRGGWMSLGGILLCITGSEAMFADLGHFSQLSIQIAFTFLVYPSLILAYMGQAAYLSKHHVIENEYRIGFYVSVPEKIRIPVLAIAILAAVVGSQAIITGTFSIIKQCSALGCFPKVKIVHTSSKIHGQIYIPEVNWILMLLCLAVTIGFRNTKHMGNAAGLAVITVMLVTTCLMSLVMVLCWHKSIFLALCFIFFFGSIEALYFSASLIKFLEGAWVPIALSFIFLVVMYVWHYGTLKKYEADVQNKVSINWLLSLGPSLGIVRVRGLGLIHTELVSGIPSIFSHFVTNLPAFHQVVVFLCIKSVPVPHVRPEERFLVGRVGPKEYRMYRCIARYGYRDVHKDDMEFEKDLVCSIAEFIWSEKPECDIGIEDIGENERMTVVGTLSSHVEGVKLWEENGDSCNMVGTSERREIESPKRRRKRVKFVVPESRQIDRDVEEEMEELMQAREAGMAFILGHSYVRTKRGSSWLKRVVINYGYDFLRKNSRGPRYALSIPHASTLEVGMVYYV; via the exons ATGGATCTTGAAGGCGTCACTCACGCCAACTCAATCAAG AGGGGTTCATGGAAGACGGTGTTAACTTTGGCTTATCAAAGTTTAGGAGTTGTCTATGGAGATTTGAGCACTTCTCCGTTATATGTGTATAAAAGCACTTTCGCAGAGGACATACAGCACTCGGAGACcaatgaggagatttttggagtcTTATCTTTTGTATTCTGGACATTGACACTCATTCCTCTAATTAAATATGTGTTTATTGTGCTTAGAGCTGATGATAATGGCGAAGGTGGTACTTTTGCTTTGTATTCATTGCTTTGCCGCCATGTCCGAGTTAGCTCCATACCCAATTGCCAGCTTGCAGACGAAGACCTATCAGATTACAAGAAAGATGGGTCTATTTCCATTGATAAAAATGCTATTGGACATAGCTTGAAATTAACTTTGGAGAAGTGTAGACTATTGCAAAGGTTGTTGCTTGTTTTGGCTTTGATCGGAACTTGTATGGTCATTGGGGATGGAGTCCTTACACCTGCAATTTCAG TTTTTTCTGCTGTATCTGGGCTTGAGCTATCCATGTCCAAAGAGCATCATCAGT ATGTTGAACTCCCAGTTACATGTGCTATACTTGTCTTCTTGTTTGCCCTCCAACATTATGGAACTCACCGGGTAGGATTCCTGTTTGCACCGGTTGTGATTACATGGCTTCTCTGCATAAGTGCTATTGGTGTGTACAATATTCTGCATTGGAATCCCCATGTTTACCAAGCCCTCTCTCCATACTATATGTACAAATTTCTCAAGAAGACTCAGAGGGGAGGTTGGATGTCCTTGGGTGGGATTCTTCTCTGTATAACAG GCTCAGAAGCTATGTTTGCTGATCTTGGACACTTTTCACAGTTGTCAATCCAG ATCGCTTTTACCTTTTTGGTTTACCCTTCGTTGATCCTGGCATACATGGGACAAGCTGCTTATCTTTCTAAGCATCACGTCATTGAAAATGAATACCGGATTGGTTTCTATGTATCCGTACCTG AGAAAATAAGAATTCCAGTGCTAGCAATAGCTATTCTTGCGGCAGTGGTGGGAAGTCAAGCCATCATTACAGGAACTTTTTCAATAATCAAGCAATGTTCAGCTCTTGGTTGCTTTCCCAAGGTCAAAATCGTGCACACCTCATCGAAAATACACGGTCAGATTTACATTCCAGAGGTGAACTGGATACTAATGCTGTTATGTTTGGCTGTTACTATTGGTTTTagaaacacaaaacacatgggAAATGCTGCAG GTTTGGCTGTTATAACTGTAATGCTGGTAACAACCTGCCTAATGTCTCTGGTGATGGTCTTATGCTGGCATAAAAGTATCTTTCTAGCCCTCTGTTTTATATTCTTCTTCGGTTCCATTGAAGCTCTCTACTTTTCGGCATCCCTGATCAAGTTCCTTGAAGGGGCCTGGGTTCCTATTGCCCTCTCATTTATCTTCCTAGTAGTTATGTATGTGTGGCATTATGGAACACTGAAGAAATATGAAGCTGATGTTCAGAATAAAGTCTCCATCAATTGGCTTCTCAGTCTAGGCCCGAGTCTAGGAATCGTCCGAGTCCGAGGACTTGGCCTTATACATACAGAGCTTGTTTCCGGGATCCCATCAATATTTTCTCACTTTGTCACCAATCTTCCTGCTTTCCACCAGGTTGTAGTCTTCCTTTGCATCAAATCTGTTCCGGTGCCGCATGTTAGGCCTGAAGAAAGGTTCTTGGTGGGAAGAGTGGGTCCAAAGGAGTACCGGATGTACAGATGCATAGCACGGTATGGTTACCGAGATGTTCACAAGGATGATATGGAGTTTGAGAAAGATCTTGTTTGTAGTATTGCAGAGTTCATATGGTCAGAAAAGCCGGAATGTGATATAGGAATAGAAGACATTGGAGAGAATGAAAGAATGACAGTTGTTGGAACTCTATCATCACATGTAGAAGGCGTAAAGTTGTGGGAAGAAAATGGAGATTCATGTAATATGGTAGGGACTTCAGAAAGGAGGGAGATAGAGTCCCCTAAAAGGAGAAGAAAGAGAGTGAAGTTTGTTGTGCCGGAAAGTAGGCAGATTGATAGAGATGTTGAGGAGGAAATGGAGGAGCTAATGCAAGCAAGGGAAGCAGGAATGGCATTTATACTTGGGCATTCTTATGTGAGGACTAAAAGAGGATCAAGTTGGTTGAAGAGAGTAgtgataaattatgggtatgATTTCTTAAGGAAAAATTCAAGAGGACCCAGATATGCTTTGAGCATACCCCATGCATCTACACTAGAAGTTGGGATGGTTTACTATGTTTAG